In Pyrus communis chromosome 1, drPyrComm1.1, whole genome shotgun sequence, the following are encoded in one genomic region:
- the LOC137734891 gene encoding pentatricopeptide repeat-containing protein At5g65570 has translation MAVWLPRLSNLLISFEMNLPRRLSQLNHLNNLTSSSQSFTEFYSSLIQQCIHTRSLMDVGIVQTHMIKSGCIHLSVGNKLVDAGLKCGNISYARELFDELPERHVVIWNSMISSYVGRKKSKEAIGLYEKMALDGVFPDEFTFSSVFKAFCNLGLVNEGRRAHGLAVVLGLEVSNVFVASALVDMYVKFGRMKDGRWVANRVVDKDVVLFTTLIVGYSQHGDDGEALDVFRNMIKEGIKANEYTFASILISCGNLDDLSNGKVVHGLAIKSGSELAVASQTSLLTMYARCGLIDDSLRVFKGFLNPNQVTWTSLIVGLVRNGREELALTKFRKMIRSSIVPNSFTLSSALQACSSLAMIVEGKQIHAMVTKFGLDRDIYAGAALINLYGKCGSTEMARSVFDDLIEIDVVSMNSMIYSYAQNGFGHEALQLFNGMKDLGLEPNEVTILSVLLACNNSGLVQEGCQIFATVTNNHNIELTVDHYACMVDLLGRSGRLQEAEALVKQVRNPDVVLWRTLISACKLHGEIEMAERASNKMLELAPGDGGSHILLTNVYASTGNWSQVIGMKSTLRDMKFKKNPAMSWVDVDREVHTFMAGDLSHPRLREINEMLENLTDRVKILGYIPDTRFVLQDLDEEHKKRSLHSHSEKLAISFALLMSSNKDTVIRIFKNLRVCGDCHSWIKFVTKVVGREIIARDAKRFHHFKDGFCSCGDYW, from the coding sequence ATGGCTGTTTGGTTGCCCAGGCTTTCAAATTTGCTCATATCATTTGAAATGAACTTACCAAGAAGACTAAGCCAACTGAACCACCTCAACAACCTCACATCTTCTTCTCAATCCTTCACTGAGTTTTACTCTTCTCTGATTCAACAATGCATACACACAAGGTCGTTGATGGACGTTGGAATTGTTCAGACCCATATGATCAAATCCGGTTGCATTCACCTCTCTGTAGGCAACAAGCTCGTCGATGCGGGCTTGAAGTGTGGGAACATTAGCTATGCACGCGAACTGTTTGATGAATTGCCCGAGAGGCACGTTGTCATATGGAACTCGATGATATCTTCTTATGTTGGCCGTAAAAAAAGTAAGGAAGCAATTGGTTTGTATGAGAAGATGGCATTGGATGGAGTTTTCCCAGATGAGTTCACGTTTTCGAGCGTTTTCAAGGCTTTTTGTAATCTGGGACTTGTGAATGAAGGGCGGAGGGCTCATGGGTTGGCAGTGGTTTTAGGTCTGGAGGTGTCGAACGTGTTTGTTGCTAGTGCTCTTGTTGATATGTACGTGAAGTTTGGGAGAATGAAAGATGGGCGGTGGGTGGCTAATCGTGTTGTGGATAAGgatgttgttttgtttacaACGTTGATTGTTGGTTACTCTCAGCATGGTGATGATGGCGAAGCTCTAGATGTTTTCAGGAACATGATCAAGGAAGGAATTAAGGCTAATGAATATACTTTTGCTAGCATCTTGATCTCTTGTGGGAATTTGGATGATTTATCTAATGGTAAAGTGGTCCATGGTCTTGCTATCAAGTCGGGTTCTGAACTCGCTGTGGCTTCACAGACATCACTTCTAACTATGTATGCTAGATGTGGATTGATTGATGATTCTCTAAGGGTTTTTAAAGGGTTTCTGAATCCAAACCAGGTAACTTGGACATCTCTTATTGTGGGTCTTGTaagaaatggaagagaagagttgGCTTTGACAAAGTTCAGAAAAATGATCCGCAGTTCAATAGTTCCGAATTCTTTCACATTATCTAGTGCTCTTCAAGCATGCTCAAGCCTTGCTATGATCGTTGAAGGAAAACAAATCCATGCTATGGTCACAAAGTTTGGATTGGACAGAGACATATATGCTGGTGCTGCTCTTATTAACTTGTATGGGAAATGCGGAAGTACAGAAATGGCAAGGTCTGTTTTTGATGACTTAATCGAAATTGATGTGGTATCCATGAACTCCATGATATATAGTTATGCCCAGAATGGATTTGGACATGAAGCACTTCAACTTTTCAATGGAATGAAAGACTTGGGACTTGAGCCAAATGAAGTAACAATTTTGAGTGTTCTCTTGGCATGCAACAATTCAGGGTTGGTTCAAGAAGGCTGCCAAATCTTTGCTACTGTTACGAATAATCATAATATTGAGTTGACAGTAGATCACTATGCTTGCATGGTTGATTTGCTGGGGCGTTCTGGGAGACTTCAAGAGGCCGAAGCACTAGTGAAACAAGTCAGGAATCCAGATGTGGTATTATGGAGAACACTGATTAGTGCATGTAAACTTCACGGAGAGATCGAGATGGCAGAAAGAGCTTCTAATAAAATGCTTGAACTTGCTCCAGGTGACGGGGGTTCTCATATCCTGTTGACAAATGTTTATGCTTCAACTGGTAATTGGAGTCAAGTCATTGGGATGAAAAGCACACTGAGGGATATGAAATTCAAGAAGAATCCTGCAATGAGTTGGGTTGATGTAGACAGGGAGGTTCACACTTTCATGGCTGGAGATTTGTCGCATCCAAGATTGAGAGAGATAAATGAAATGTTAGAAAATTTGACGGACAGGGTAAAAATTTTGGGTTATATTCCTGATACAAGATTTGTGTTGCAAGATTTGGATGAGGAGCACAAGAAGAGGTCTTTGCACTCTCACAGTGAGAAGCTAGCTATTTCCTTTGCTCTGTTGATGAGTAGTAATAAGGATACTGTTATCAGGATATTTAAGAACCTTAGAGTATGTGGGGACTGTCATTCCTGGATAAAATTTGTCACCAAAGTTGTTGGGAGAGAAATAATCGCTCGGGATGCTAAGAGATTCCATCATTTTAAGGATGGATTTTGTTCCTGTGGAGACTATTGGTGA
- the LOC137724801 gene encoding uncharacterized protein encodes MKAFSTLLKLKDTDKFEWREEHQTAFTQIKVALSTTPVLVPPCRNKPLKLYISAATESIGCLLAQDNNGGREQAIFYLSRNLNSPELNYSPIEKLCLALFFAASKLRHYMLPSVTQVIVQTDVIRYMLTRPIVKGRIGKWTLALSEFSLQYVPQKAVKGQALADFLAQHPPPYGSEGGDVDIGLVTTRDSHWTMHFDGSSTSTSASVGIAIQSPDHCRWYFSLKLDFSCTNNQAEFEALIIGLHILHDLRAPRVLVLGDSELVINQLNGLFRCMSCTLAPYHMVATYLAESFERITFEHISRIHNTDVDELTQIASGAQLTGGKLGRIAATSLRSYPALINQQTLQRAHIIRTRVMSLPSLLERGDPVEVCVVEVEPDDWRKTMLWYLDNPNGKHDRITKVLATNYVSYQNELYRKGKDGLLLLCISPHEAAQAMAEGLGNGRNRQDHAIIGGSETRVDNGSN; translated from the exons atgaaggcattctctacgctcctgAAACTTAAAGATACCGacaaatttgaatggcgcgaagagcatcaaactgcatttacgcaaatcaaggtggccctttccaccACACCCGTGCtagttccaccttgtcgcaacaaaccccttaaattatacatttcggcCGCCactgaatccattggttgtctcctcgcACAAGACAACAATGGAGGGCGTGAACAAGCGATCTTTTATCTTAGCAGAAATTTGAATTCACCAGAGCTCAATTACTCCCCtatcgaaaaactttgcttagccttgttttttgccgcatccaagcttcggcattacatgctcccatcagtcACGCAGGTCATCGTCCAAACGGACGTAATTCGGTACATGCTCACTCGGCCCattgtcaaaggccgaatcgggaaatggacgctcgctttatccgagttcagccttcaatatgtaccccaaaaggccgtcaaggggcaagctcTCGCCGATTTCTTGGCCCAACACCCTCCCCCTTATGGTTCTGAGGGaggcgacgtcgacatcggtttagtcaccacacgcgatagccattggactatgcattttgatggttccagtacttcgacctcggcgAGTGTTGGGATTGCAATTCAATCgcctgaccactgccgatggtatttttctctcaagttagatttcagctgcaccaataatcaggccgaatttgaagccctcattatcggcctccacaTTTTACACGATCTGCGGGCCCCCCGTGTTCTTGTCCTTGGAgattccgaacttgtgattaaccaactaaacggcctgtttcgttgcatgagttgtactttagcgccctatcatatggtcgccacctacctggccgagtcgttcgaGCGGATCAcgtttgaacacatttcacgtatcCACAACACAGACGTCGACGAACTCacccagatcgcctccggagcacaactcacaGGGGGCAAGCTAGGCCGAATTGCAGCCACAAGTCTGCGCTCGTACCCAGCCTTGATCAATCAGCAGACTCTCCAGCGCGCACACATAATACGGACAAGGGTaatgtcgctcccatccctactagaacgcggagaccccgtagaagtatgtgtcgtcgaagtagaaccagatgattggagaaagacgatgttatggtacctcgataaccccaatgggaaacacgaccgaaTAACGAAGGTCCTGGCCACGAATTATGTGTCgtaccaaaatgaattataccgCAAGGGCAAGGAcgggttactactattgtgcaTCAGCCCACACGAGGCCGCCCaagcaatggccgag gggttgggcaatggacgtaatcgGCAAGATCACGCCATCATCGGGGGCAgcgaaacacgcgtggataatggtagcaactga
- the LOC137734900 gene encoding probable 1-deoxy-D-xylulose-5-phosphate synthase 2, chloroplastic, which translates to MVVSGVFIRPNQYLFSCLNPPVPKLNHSCRQQLCVKASAGNSDGEDCKLIRKGKDGWKIDFSGEKPGTPLLDTVNYPAHMKNLSTEDLEQLAAELKVDIVYSVSQSGGHLSSSLGVVELTVALHHVFNTPDDKIIWDVGHQAYPHKILTGRRSKMHTIRKTSGLAGFPKRDESVYDAFGAGHSSTSISAGLGMAVARDLLGKNNNIISVIGDGAMTAGQAYEAMNNAGYLDSNLIVILNDNKQVSLPTATLDGPAKPVGALSSALTRLQASTQFRKLREAAKSITKQIGGQTHEVAAKVDEYTRGMISASGSTLFEELGLYYIGPVDGHNVADLVTIFQRVKAMPAPGPVLIHIMTEKGNGYPPAETAADKMHGVVKFDPQTGKQFKTKSPTLSYTQYFAESLIKEAEIDDKIVAIHAAMGGGTGLNYFQKKFPDRCFDVGIAEQHAVTFAAGLAAEGLKPFCAIYSSFLQRGYDQVIHDVDLQKLPVRFAMDRAGLVGADGPTHCGAFDITYMACLPNMVVMAPSDEAELMNMVATAAAIDDRPSCFRFPRGNGIGALLPANNKGTALEVGKGRILMEGSRVAILGYGSIVQQCVKAANNLKTRDISVTVADARFCKPLDTELIKQLARDHEILITVEEGSIGGFGSHVSHFLSLSGILDGPLKLRAMVLPDRYIDHGAPQDQLEEAGLSSRHISATVLSLLGRPKEALHFK; encoded by the exons ATGGTAGTCTCCGGCGTATTCATTAGACCAAATCAGTACCTGTTTTCATGCCTCAATCCTCCAGTTCCAAAACTGAATCACAGTTGCAGGCAACAG CTTTGTGTTAAGGCTTCAGCTGGTAACTCAGATGGTGAGGACTGCAAGTTgatcagaaaaggaaaggatGGATGGAAGATCGATTTCTCTGGTGAAAAACCGGGCACGCCATTGCTGGACACAGTCAATTACCCAGCTCACATGAAGAATCTCTCCACAGAG GATCTTGAACAACTAGCAGCAGAGCTGAAGGTAGATATTGTTTACAGTGTTTCACAGTCAGGTGGGCATCTCAGTTCAAGCTTAGGTGTGGTGGAGCTGACAGTGGCACTGCATCACGTGTTCAACACGCCCGACGACAAGATTATATGGGATGTTGGTCATCAG GCGTATCCTCATAAAATTCTTACAGGAAGGAGGTCCAAGATGCACACAATTAGGAAAACTTCAGGTCTTGCCGGTTTCCCTAAGAGGGATGAGAGCGTTTATGATGCTTTCGGTGCAGGCCATAGTTCTACGAGCATTTCTGCTGGTTTAG GCATGGCAGTGGCAAGAGACCTACTTGGGAAGAATAACAATATCATTTCAGTGATTGGAGATGGAGCCATGACTGCAGGGCAAGCATACGAAGCCATGAATAACGCAGGGTACCTTGATTCTAACCTGATCGTCATATTGAATGACAATAAGCAAGTCTCCTTACCCACCGCCACTCTTGATGGCCCTGCAAAGCCCGTTGGGGCCCTCAGCAGTGCTCTGACCAGGCTCCAAGCAAGCACCCAGTTCCGCAAACTTCGCGAGGCTGCAAAA AGTATTACAAAGCAAATTGGAGGCCAAACACATGAAGTTGCAGCAAAAGTAGACGAGTACACAAGGGGAATGATAAGCGCTTCTGGATCCACTCTTTTTGAGGAGCTTGGGTTATATTATATCGGTCCAGTGGATGGGCATAATGTTGCAGACTTAGTCACTATTTTCCAGAGAGTGAAAGCCATGCCGGCCCCAGGGCCAGTTTTAATCCACATCATGACAGAGAAAGGAAATGGCTATCCCCCAGCTGAGACAGCAGCTGACAAAATGCACG GTGTTGTCAAGTTTGATCCACAAACCGGCAAGCAATTTAAGACCAAATCCCCTACACTTTCGTATACCCAGTACTTTGCTGAATCACTGATTAAGGAAGCTGAAATAGATGACAAGATTGTAGCCATTCATGCAGCAATGGGCGGTGGCACTGGTCTAAATTATTTCCAGAAGAAGTTTCCAGATCGTTGCTTTGATGTGGGGATCGCTGAGCAACACGCTGTTACATTTGCAGCTGGTTTGGCTGCAGAAGGTCTGAAGCCATTCTGTGCTATCTACTCATCATTCCTGCAACGAGGATATGATCAG GTGATTCACGATGTAGATCTTCAAAAACTACCTGTCCGCTTTGCAATGGATCGAGCTGGCTTGGTTGGTGCAGATGGGCCCACCCATTGTGGAGCATTTGATATCACATACATGGCTTGCTTGCCCAACATGGTGGTAATGGCTCCGTCTGATGAAGCTGAACTGATGAACATGGTCGCCACAGCAGCAGCCATAGATGACAGACCTAGCTGCTTCAGATTTCCAAGAGGCAATGGTATTGGAGCACTTCTCCCTGCTAATAACAAAGGAACCGCACTCGAG GTTGGTAAGGGAAGAATATTGATGGAAGGCAGTAGAGTAGCGATTTTGGGATATGGTTCCATAGTTCAACAATGTGTAAAAGCTGCAAACAACCTGAAAACCAGGGACATATCTGTTACAGTAGCCGATGCACGATTTTGCAAACCTCTGGATACCGAACTAATCAAGCAATTGGCTAGGGATCATGAAATTCTTATTACAGTGGAAGAAGGTTCAATCGGAGGTTTTGGATCTCATGTATCCCACTTCCTAAGTTTAAGTGGTATTCTAGATGGACCGCTCAAG TTGAGAGCAATGGTACTCCCTGATAGATACATTGATCATGGAGCACCACAGGATCAGCTTGAAGAAGCAGGGCTGTCCTCAAGGCATATCTCAGCCACGGTATTATCTCTGTTGGGGAGGCCAAAAGAAGCTCTTCACTTCAAGTGA